TGATAGTTTAAATATAACTGTTCAGCTGTTAAAAGCAATGGGGAATGGAGGGAAAAAAGGTCAGACATAATGAACCAGGTGAGGAGAGTCATGAGTTCTTGAGATCGTAACTTGAATTGGCAGAGCAAGCAGCGAGGCTCAAGAAGAtggaagaagaagagaaaaagaagaaagcagCATTCCGGAAAAAGGTAAGCGGTTGACGTTGTAATTTGCCAATGCTAACTTGCATTCAAATGAATGCCATTCTACTTTTGGCTTGCTTAGATGGAGAAAGAAGTATCAGAGTTCATTCAAGACAGTGCACAACAGAAGCGGAAATATAATCCCATGGGCAAGATTGAGAGAAGTATATTGTGAGTTGGCAATTACACAAGTGAATTACGTTTTCAAGAGATGTGTATCAATACCCGACCTTTTTTGTTCTGCCCACAGGCACGATGTCGCTGAAGTGGCTGGTCtgacttctttttcttttggggaGGATGAAGAGAGCCGTTACGTCATGTTGTTCAAGAAGGTTGCGAGTCTTTTAAGCAAATGGCAGCTGCCAAATGTGAGGAAGCGTCACCAGCTTCTCTTTTGTCTCACTTGTAGGAGTTTGCGCCGTCAGATGAGGAACTGGAGGCCTATCGTAAAGGAGAGGATTGGGATCCTCACCTGGCGGAGCAACGGCGCAGGCTAAGAGTACGATTAGAGGCCTGGCATTGAACCTTTTATTGAGACCATACATCCATTTTCCCATTAGTTAACAAAACACATCTTTGCTTATGTAGGAGCAGGCAGCCGTGGAAGAAGAAGCATCCCGGCAGAGTAGCAAGTCGGAGGTGTGCCCGAATTCCAATTACAGAGACAAGTACAGCCACCTGATTGGCACATCAGCAGCCAAAGACGCGGCACACACTCTGGAAGCTAACCAGGCGTACGGATGTGGTAAGTTCAAGGTGTTTGCATCCCGTACGACACAATGCAAGCCTCTTTGATTATTCCTCACTCTCCTGTTTCCTTCTCGACCAGTGCCGGTGGCCAATAAGAGGGACACTCGCTCCATAGAGGAAGCCATGAACGCAATCCGTGCAAAAAAGCGGCAGAAGTTAGACAACGAGACCGGCGCTCGCGGCAGCACTTCTTGAGTTGCTTTGTTTACGGGCCTTCCATGTGGATGTGCAACGTGCGTCTCGAAATGCAATATTGTATACTTCAGAGACTTTATATATGGCAGGTGAACGCTCTACTGAGAAAATGATTGTACAGGAGGTACTCAGGATTTCTGAGTTCTTAACATTGTGGTTATAATTCAGCCGTTACCAGTATAGGAATAGACTTGTTTTAAAACAGGACACGTAAGTGATATCGAAAGTGAAGGGTACGGTATTTGAATGCACATTCTTAGTATTTGTATTGATAGTTTCAAgttttacttgatttttttttttacggtatTAATTCAGTATCCTCCCAGTTACTGTTTTTACTAAGGTAGCACCTTATAAGACTTTAAACAACTTATAATATCTCTTTCTAGATAATCAAAAGTACACATTTGAGgtttcatgcttttttttcttgtctgaACAACTGCTACATCTTGTCAATGCATACAATAATTTGAGATGGAGATATTTTGATGTCCTTTTTTCCGCGGATGGGAGATTGTTttaaggaaaatgtttttggatgtatttaaaaatgtatattaaatgtaatAAGAagcgagaaagaaaaaaagacaattagtTATGTGTTCTCACCCccgcacacaaaaacacaacccCCCAATCATTTTCAAgtgtatattttattcataatgTATCCTAGAAGTTTGCATTTTTAGTACACTAAATTACACTTTTCCAGCCATTTCTATTCATACTAGTATTTTTCCAATGTAATGTTTCTCCTCACCTTACAGGGGGCGCCacagataaaaaagaaaaatttccCTCGCGTTGTTCTGCACTTTGATTCTGGTAGAAACATACGTACTTGGTATTTTACAGGTTCTTCTCGCAACGTATCACGCGCGAGTTGggggttgaaaaaaatgaagtcgTTTTTGGTATCTATGGTGTTCGTGTGGTGTGCAGGAGCCCAGCTGAGAGGCCGCAAAGGTAAGACTTCTCTGCCACGCGCAGTCTTGGAATAAGGACATTCATTTAAAAGCATGGAAAAAGATGATCTCGTTTTTCTGCAATGTCTTTGTTCGTCATTTTGGGCTCACCCTCTCATTTCTGAGGTTCTGGCTCGGGGCTGTTGTGCACTTTTAAAGACAAGACTTTCAAGCCAGGAGACAGTTGGCATCCTTTTTTGGAGCCCTTTGGACTCATTCTGTGCATACGTTGCTCCTGCTCTGAGGTActgatgactttttatttttataaacaaaATGACGGGTGTGATTACATGTGAAGTGGTTTGTTTCAGAAAGGCTACGTGAAATGCAGTAAAATTAAGTGTCCACCTTTGCCATGTAGCAAGCCAATAGCTGACCCACGGCAATGTTGTCCAAGATGCTCAGGTAAAAGTCAGTTTTCTCAACCTTATATCAGACAAATCTCAATGCACACAACTAAACAATAGTGAATCCCACATTTTTTATTACTCgtaaaatatttctatttactTTAAATCAAAGCAATTAATAATTTGTATTAATGGCAACAAGTGCTACACAGGTAAATTAGAAAtttctgccatctagtggaagagtttttttgttaaagtttattattattatttttaaagaatgtatcaCAATATGATTGGCATACAAGATCAACAGGGAATCACTTTCACTGCAAGAGCACCTATTAGATTTCTCCCAAATTCTGAGTAGTCGtttggtgtttatttattttctgggggGCTGTGTGTTGTCTTTCTGTTTTCTTAGACGAGCATAAGATCCCGGCAGGTCTGAGAGCTCCAGCAAAGTTGTGCCGATATAATGGAAGCATATATCAACCAGGAGAGACTTTTACCAAGTATAACCTAACAGGCATGCCAAGCAACCAATGTGCCATGTGCTCGTGTTCTGTGAGTCAGCCCCCcttcttttttaaacatatatgCAAGTTCTCTAGCTTCAGTTTAAAGTACAGTCGTACCACTACTTatgtaattggttccagaacttttttcgtgacttgaaaattttgtaagtagagcaatactttacatgtaaattctctaattcgttggtcaaagtgtcccaattttgtatgaaagatgtgaggaaacacacaaaaatgagagtaaattataagaaaatgatttattaatgccttaaaatgaataaagcatacaaaatctatccgtgttgaaacgcaggggaacGTGAGGGAGCTAACGGTATGCGACAGAGCTAGCACCAACCGCTGTCATTTCTTGTAacttgcatatttttttgtatctcgaggctctcatatgcatataaaaagctttcataacctgaaaatttcgtacctagaggcattcgtaagtagaggtatgactgtacttgtATACATTTGTGGTTGGAAACAAACTCACCTGTGAAATCAATGATTtgctatatatagtatatacaccTTGTGTACAaagcaattgacttttatttctACACCAAGATTTGGAACTTAAATGACTTCTGACATTTTTCTCCTTTAGAATGGAAACATCTTCTGTGCCATCAAAACTTGCCAACCACTGAATTGCTCCTCCTCGGTCACGGTTACAGACACCTGCTGTTTGGTTTGTAAAGGTATTCTAACTTCTTCCAGCTCTTGTGTCTCGCTTCTCAATTTGGAAAGGAACATATTGGCAGATTTACTACCGTAActtgaattagaaccaatacaaccaggtggccgagtggttagcgcatcggcctcacagggtAACATCCTAGGTtgttcctcactgtgtggagtttgtatgttctccctgggcttgagtggcttttctctgggtactccgggtttcctcccacatctcaaaaacatgcagggttggctggttgaacactctaaatggccctTAGGTATTAGTATAAGTACCAATTCAATGTGTCCCctgcttggtgcccatagttagctaagattggctccagcaccccctgcgatccttgaGAGAATAGCCCAttcagaagatgaattaatgaaaacaGTCATTGTATTCACTGGCACTTCAATGTTATGTATTTACATATACGAGTTGAACTCCACACTTTGTCCTTTAGACTCCAGCACCACTGGATCATCACCAGCTGAGGATGGAAACCAGCAGCTGAACAGAGGCGTTGTACGTTTTGCGATGCATACATTACTGTATTTCCTTTATTGCATATTAACAGTATTCCTCGTGTATGCATCCTTTGTGTGTGGTTCTAAAAGAGACATTCAGTGGAGCAGTGTTCTGGAGATCAGGACAGGGTACAGTCCTCGCGGATCCGGACATCAACCAGACGCCTGAGTCTCGAGAAACTTAACCTCAGGGGGGCTTCAGAGACTACTGTAAAAATTCTAATGCAAAGGAAGCAACTTAAAGGTTTGCaactgtttttttctaaatgtgacTTGCTAAAGTTACTCTCTTTCTGAATCAAGTTGGAAGATGGAAAATTGGATTCCattacattttttgtgaaaCCTTCACCAGGGAGAGGGTGTCACTCAAAATGAACTTGAGATTTTgttattaaatgtgtttttatagtgtaatattatttttcagAAAACATTCAATCATATCTCTTTAAGTAAAATAATACTGCAATGTTGAATTAACCATTAAGTACAGTTTAGGCTAAACAAATTACCAGTCACATCTACTGCAACATGAGGATGCGgcacaaggctcgcggggggtgctagtgcaccctgaattggtggccagccaatcgcagggtgggagaagacggacaaccattcacgccgaCGACACTCATAGCCAGGggattgaattatttaataaagagacagtacatattaatatatattataataaagagacagtacatattaatatatattataataaagagacagacagtacatattaatatatattataataaagaGACCgtacatattaatatatattataataaagagacagtacatattaatatatattataataaagagacagtacatattaatatatattataataaagagacagtacatattaatatatattataataaagagacagacagtacatattaatatatattataataaagagacagacagtacatattaatatatattataataaaagagacagacagtagatattaatatatattataataaagagacagacagtacatattaatatatattataataaagaGACAGACGgtacatattaatatatattataataaagagacagacagtacatattaatatatattataataaagagacagacagtacatattaatatatattataataaagagacagacagtacatattaatatatattataataaagaGACAGACTgtacatattaatatatatatatatatatatatatatatatatatatatatatatatattatacttgGAGAAATCCTATGCAACACCaatgacaacatgcaaactccacacaggaggactgacctaggatcgaacccacgacccgagaactttgaggccgacgcgctaaccgctctTCCGCCTGGCCACCCATTGTATTTATTAGATATGAAAtggatattttaaaaagtaatgatAACACCACCTGATTGGGAATTCACTTTCCACTAATCTAGTTACAAGAAGCTCGACTTTCCTAAcgatatttacatatatatcttTCCCTCCATCTCTCTCGTCAGCGTGTTTATACAACGGCAAGACGTACTCGCATGGAGACATTTGGCACCCGGTTTTGGGGAAAGTTCTGGAATGCATCGTGTGCTCCTGTCGAGATGGCCTGCAGGACTGCAAACGCATCACTTGTCCAAGTCAGTATGCCTGCCAGCATCCAGTCAAGTTGCCGGGAAAGTGCTGCAAGACGTGTCCAGGTAGCCAAGCACAGCTTCTAATATTTTCCTTTAGCTGTAATGGCTAAATCACATGGTCTTTTCTTGTAGAACATAAAGGTGCCAGTAACCAGACTCAATGTTACTCAGGCCGCAAAAACAAGCTTTTGGTGTATAAGGTGGAATCAGCTTTGAAAGTCGACTCCCCGGGTGCACTTCGAATAATGGCTGTAGAAAGAGCAAGTACTGCGGAGGTGGAGTTGCAAGTGTGGAAGCTGGTAGATGGTAAAGTACCTCTCATAAGTGTACTGTACAAAATGTTCCCGCTTGGCAGATGAATGACTTGTTTCATACAGGTTTTTTACAATTGATGGAAATTGGAGATGTGCAAAGGAAAGATATTCAGGACCATCCGGAAAATTACACATTACTGACAACAGTTGATGAAGGTGTCTTTCACAATATTTCTATAGATTTGGCTGCTTTATTCTAAATCCTCATTGTAAATTGTTAAACCGTGTTGTTTTCCAGAGATGTGGGGGAAATTCAAAGAAGGACGGGGCAAATTGGATCAAGCCCAAACCATTTGTGAAGATGGTATTCGGGAGATGGTGACGTTCCTCAATCCTAAGCAGGTCGAAGGCCGGTGCTTGCCTTGACTTTACTTGGAATGAGACTGGACACTTGCAGAAATATTAATGCATACTCAAACTGCATGGAAATTATTTGTTATTCCACAATGTGACTACAACCtactagtttttttaaaatatatatatatacatatttattgtaaatgacacattttctcATGTGTTATGTAGGTAGACTGTTCTAGACGAGCGATTACTGCCAAATAGAAAAACAAAGGCattcaaaaacaattaaaatatgattttctgtgattgaaaataaaaaaattgcaatttacaGTACAACCTTTCAAGTTTAACACAAAAAGTTTATTATTTGTACACTAATCATAACTCAAACATACcgtaatatataataaattttATTAAATATGACAATTGAAACATCTGACATTTCACGATTAAAATTTGTGGTGGTCATAcgaatgtaaaactaaattaacgGTTAAATTTTAAACTGTTATTTGTAGTACAATGACACTGTAAAGTTAATAAAACTTTATTAAGATGGGCTCTGAAGTTACGTTATGTATGTTGGCTTACATTCTGTAATGTTTTGaacttaagaaaaaataaacagtaatgTTGGTCTAATTGAGGCGTCTTCTTATTGAACATGTCATCCTTTGACCCCATTATTAATTTGATAATTTCTCGTGTAttgcggcccggcggcttgagtggttagcacgttggcctcacagttctggggtcctgggtttaaatccaggtcggtccacctgtgtggagtttgcatgtttcctctcacattccaaaaaacatgcattgtaggctgattggacactctaaattgcccctaggtatgagtgtgggtgtgaatggttgtccgtctcctcgtgccctgcgattggctggccaccgagtgATTGTCCTCCGCccggtgcccgaagtcagctgggataggctccagctcccccgtgaccctagtgaggataaagcggttcagaaactgaatgaatgaatgaataatttcttGTGTATCACAATTTCAAGGTAAAAGCTGTTTGACTAGATGTATTTGCTATAGTTGCTAATGTAATGTGTGCTCCGAACCACCCAATTATCACCAAGCCTGTTTGAGAAACAGGTGTCAAGTTATGTGCCAGACATTTCCCATGATTCATCGATCTGCCAGACGACTCCAGATTAATATTGCTCCTGGTTTAAACATTGTGTGCCCCcgccacccccaaaaaacaatgacTCATACTCAGTTTACACTGAGCGACAAATCGCACTCTCACTTGAAGATATTTTCAATATGAATGCCTTCATTACtcatgcaatttttttgtgtgtgtcagccTCTGAATCGTGACAGTTGGCACAATCTGCCTTCCTTCACATTGATATGCTTCTCTCTGTCTGACCATCTTTTGGAAAAAGCCCATCACTTTTCTCAAGGCTTAAATTGGTCGTATTGGCCGTTTGACCTCTGGATGTTTACTCCCTTGGCCTTCGAGTTCTAGCATGTGGAGGCAGTCACTAGATATATAAATCAAGGCGTCTGTTTACATTGATTCCTCGCTGCTGCCAACGCATGACAGAGTGGGTGAGAACTCATAAAGGCCTTATGAAAATTGGGGTCACCGCCTCAAATGATTTCTCAATACATTTATAATGTAGCATATCATCAGGAAAGACAATCACTCTCTGACTCCAAAAACATTCACTTTGATAATCAAAAGCAGGGGTGCTCCAACGTTTttcctccaagatctacttaACTTTCCATGATCTACCATTTTTACAGGCCACcaacaaagctcagcaattatttatgttgatataccTCGCAATAgactatcaacatgtatggaaGAGGTAGGAAACGGGGTGAAAACCCACTTTCGCTTCATGCTAAAGTTTACTGCGGTCTTGATCTAAAGAAAAGGTCTAATTACAATTGACCAAAATGTTGCCAATTTCAGTTATCATATTTCTAATGATGGTTCAATCAACTATCAACATAGATTCCTATTCTTATCAATTATTCATTTCCTTGCACATGGTCTCTTTTGTCCATGCACACCAACATTCTTCTCATGAACTCATATTTTAGAGGTTTTTTATTGTTGGTTACATGatgcttttaatacatttattttattatgtgcTAAACCAATAGAAGCAGGCACGTAGTGTGATTATATATTGGCATGTTAGCAAAACGttccttatttttctttaatataACAAACACCAGTTGACACATTGGTGTGTTAAAATCCAATTAAGGTTTACAGATGTGTTTGCTTTTACTAGCTACGGCCGTGTTTATACTTCATGACAAATACTTGAGAGATATGCTGAGGGCCTTGTTATTTTTCACTCCCGAGGGTGAGTCATGCCACAGAATCATGGACAATAACAGCATAAATGTCATGAACACGATTTATCACATGAAGCCCTTTTAGTTCAAACTTTTTCcaacacatttttgaaaaatggtaaGCCCACTACATTTCAGTGGTTGTTCTAGTTCCGATCTCATCCCCCTGACAATAAATAATGAGCAGAGCTGATGTGGTCCCTTTTCATCATAGCCAGATTTGCTTTCACTGTTAGCCAAGAACTTGGGCCCGACCTTCCCTTTATAGTCAAACAttaatatttcttatttttttgttttgtttaaaagtcTTCATACTTTCAACTTGTTTGATTTTGGATCATTAGGGTGTAACAtgaccttgatttttttttcattaaaacccaCTTCACATGTTTATCTTCATCCAACACATAAATGCTGCAATATATTAAAGATCCTTTCTGTTTATAATAATGGCACtgatattaaaaacaatgtcattACAGTCAAGTGGGAAATAAATTTCATATTAAATGAAGTCAAAGAGTAAGAAAATGCTACCATATGTCAAAAGTGGAACATTTAGAAGTCATGTGGAATCAATGAACAATGAGCGAATAGGacaatttgtcttttaaatctTCATTGTTAGGAGATCATTTTCACATAAGTTCATAAAGTTCAATTGCTGTGGACCAGATGTCCCTCTGTAGGGTTGTAATGATTCTCTACTAATCACAAACAGTAAATTACAGCAAAAAATGTGGCATCTAACAACGGTGATACAGTTTACTAGTCATGAGGAGCGCCTTTATGTGCGTAATTCTCCGTGAAGTTACTTTGGCTTTGGAGAAACAGAATTaccaataatgaatgaatattgattCTTCCTTTTGGTGTCCttgaacattaaaaaacaaaacaaaaacaaatgagtcaTGAGGTGTCTTGTAGTTGTTTTCTCCCAGATTGCTACTCAAACAATTCTTTTTGCTCTCTTTGGcttttgcagtggcgggccgtgaatttcataccgacgccttcagctatgtctgaatcaatccaaccctcaaaaactattttatggctataaaatagTTTACTGCAGTTACAGcggcgacacataaaaaagcatcaataataacctcatacaattgaaatattatttaggaatatagccatattttactcaacaaaaatcctttttatctgtacacaaaatccatcctggttgtgacaggcttgcctgcttcggagttgtccgacctttcttaatgatgtccagctttttttcttgaaaagaccgtcttgaaaatggctttgacagtaaatctgcaaacaaatcaatttcttctcctccttcagccattgtgggtttacaaaaccgctattaaatcaacacaacaatatatttgcttgtgcagcttgctccagatacagtttggtagctctggctagtccactctatcactagccaatcatagttggtgaaagcgatgacatatccctacgcctgcgagaaggcattggtgtcgccaactcgaaatctgattggttaaagcaacagttttatcgacgcttgttttttgcagcagagcctgcagaactgatagTGAAGGCcccaaggcagatttctgaccctggcaacaaataatagctgaagtgcgattggttagatgcttaaatatgaaaatacacattcgcaagcagtgcaaccaggggaaaagcaatgaaaggaatcttgacagacaatttggaattatttaataagtattcatggacaaaacataattaacatcagtctatgattcagatatttttttaggccagcagagaaggccttgcaggccctgacggtccaccattGGCTTTTAGGCATATGACGTAGTAAACTGTCTGCtcagaaaaaatagaaaatgtaacATGCGTCAAAAATGTTGCCATACAAACGCCCTGAGTGAACCATGCATACTTAACAGTGCTACTCGCTCTTTAAAACAACCACACTAGGAGTTCGTTTGGGTTTTGACAGTGGCAAATTCTTAATACTTGCAAAGAAATAGTATTTTGTTTTCAACATAAATCTCCGTCTCGTAATTCAAAGCATGCGTGCAGAGGATTTGTTTGTAAAGTGGCCAAACCCGTTTCAATCTTTGTCTGTACGGCGTCTGGATGCTATCAAGTCTTGCTTTGGTGCCTCTGTAAATATTAAGATTCTTCAGTGTGTTCTTCAGCATTTGAGCAGCTGTTTGAGGTCCTTTTAAAAAGAATATAGGCATTCCTCTTCACCATGGGGCCATTGTCAAGCCAAAGTGTTTTGGGGCCTGGAGGACATTTTGCCACAACAAAAATAGCCACGAATCCTCACCAACAGTCTGTGCCACATCAGGATTCGATTTAGCATGCGTTTTCTTTGTGCTGGGAAAGAAGCGGTTTTGCACAGCTCTGTCCCAACCGATGCCACGCGGAACTTTCACTACCGTCTTTAGGAATGTCAATTGCCTGGATGACAAATATTTGCATGTTTGAATACACTTGTGTTGGGCTTAAAAACCATATTGGATGATTTAAACCCTTGACCTCCactcaattttaatttaatgcGTGTGCTTCTTGGTCCTGCTCAGGGAAGGCATGCAgatattttttctccaaactCTCTAAAGTTTTTCAGAATATTATGGACCATAGTATCCCTAAATTCTTTGCAATTGTACATTAAGTGACTTTGTCCTATTTTCTCACATACTTGTTCACAAAGACGTGAACCTTGCCACAAGTTTGCTTGTCAATAACAGAGGAATTCAGGATAAATCATTTTATACCCAATATGCTTGTTCTGGGTTGTTCCAAAGAATTGTTTCATGGGCGTTCCTCAACTTTTTTCCATCTTTACCCCCTTGCCCAAAGTCTTTGAAACATCTTGCAGCCATGAAATctaatattattgtttttgttaacaACGACAATCAATTAATGACCATGTCCTTGCAGCATAGTATTCAATAAAATATAGATGTGGTGTGATTTTCATCTTcttgtattcagtttttatctgTTAAACACAATTTTCCGACCTAACTGAAATTgcgtttttaatttattaacctCCAGAGTGTTAAACTGAATTTTGCATCCTGTACAAAAGAAtcccataaaaaaatcatcttcaATACGTTTAAAAACAGGCAGTCGGTTATATTAACTTTGACATTTAGCACCACCTGCTGGTCAATTTATAAATTGTCACATTTCACCTTCATATCCCATTTATGGGCAACTCTTTCGGTATTTCCCCCTGATTTGTTATTTAGAGAAGGCCCCCTTTTCTACATCCCAAAATGAGGTTAATAAATGAGTTTAGGAAAAAGGTATGCTTTTTCCGTGGCCTTACTCACcctgtttttatatttaaaggACCATTTGCATAAACCCTTGATTGATAATGAATCTGCGTTTACTTTGATAAAATAAAGGCGTAatagtggtttaaaaaaagataatataCACAGTATTTCCTTTCAACTATGTACTGTTGTATACCTCCTGTCCACTCAGTGGCGCTAAAAAGCTTATTGGCAACTCAAAGGACACGAGCATTGTTGCTGTTCGTgtataaattgaataaaaaacaaaaacgacaatCTAGACATCTAATGTACTTAATATAGGACCTTAGCCACATTAATAGTTTATTATA
The nucleotide sequence above comes from Stigmatopora argus isolate UIUO_Sarg chromosome 22, RoL_Sarg_1.0, whole genome shotgun sequence. Encoded proteins:
- the spag7 gene encoding sperm-associated antigen 7 homolog, whose protein sequence is MRNRCSRFQIKMADLLGSILNSMEKPPTVGDQESRRKAREQAARLKKMEEEEKKKKAAFRKKMEKEVSEFIQDSAQQKRKYNPMGKIERSILHDVAEVAGLTSFSFGEDEESRYVMLFKKEFAPSDEELEAYRKGEDWDPHLAEQRRRLREQAAVEEEASRQSSKSEVCPNSNYRDKYSHLIGTSAAKDAAHTLEANQAYGCVPVANKRDTRSIEEAMNAIRAKKRQKLDNETGARGSTS
- the chrdl2 gene encoding chordin-like protein 2, which translates into the protein MKSFLVSMVFVWCAGAQLRGRKGSGSGLLCTFKDKTFKPGDSWHPFLEPFGLILCIRCSCSEKGYVKCSKIKCPPLPCSKPIADPRQCCPRCSDEHKIPAGLRAPAKLCRYNGSIYQPGETFTKYNLTGMPSNQCAMCSCSNGNIFCAIKTCQPLNCSSSVTVTDTCCLVCKDSSTTGSSPAEDGNQQLNRGVRHSVEQCSGDQDRVQSSRIRTSTRRLSLEKLNLRGASETTVKILMQRKQLKACLYNGKTYSHGDIWHPVLGKVLECIVCSCRDGLQDCKRITCPSQYACQHPVKLPGKCCKTCPEHKGASNQTQCYSGRKNKLLVYKVESALKVDSPGALRIMAVERASTAEVELQVWKLVDGFLQLMEIGDVQRKDIQDHPENYTLLTTVDEEMWGKFKEGRGKLDQAQTICEDGIREMVTFLNPKQVEGRCLP